In Pirellula sp. SH-Sr6A, the DNA window TCTAGTCCAGGGGTACTGGGGCCATCACAAGATGCTATTCACTCCAACCGAGGAGCAAATGGTGCAGCTGGTTCCGGCGACATTCAGCGACAACGGCGAGAAGATGGTCGTCACATTCAACTGCGACCTGTGGGACGAACTACAAAAGCCTCTTGTAAAGAGAATCTTCGAGAAGCGAAACCGACTTCCCAATGGCAAGGTGTCTGCGGGCGATATCGAGAAGCCGCTGTCATCAGAGGACAAAGCTGCCGAAGAGAGCTCAAAGCGCATTGAAGCAAATAAACGCCTCAAGGACTACTCCGCAAAGTGGGGGTCGATGGCTCTCCGGCTTCAATTGACTCACAGTGCCCTCGGAGCGGACATGATGACAACGTTTCCATTCCTTCTCCGGGCTTACCTTCAGTCCAATCGATTCGACCATCTCGCAGATTGGTCGTTCGCGGAATGCGATATCGAAACTAAGCCTATCAAAGGTGCTTGGGGACCACCGGCGAAGATGCCAATAACCGCGAACACCACAACGATCGTGTCGATGTGGCGGCTGATGCTTTGGCCGGTGAGTTCGAAAGAACGATCTCCTGAAGGCCTTTCGGCAAAGGGGGAACTTCCGGACCTTGAGAAGCTTCCGCACATTCAAGATCATTTGGTGAAGGCACTCGCCAAGCGATGCTCCGTAGGCATGATTGATTTCTGGCGAGAGGCCCAACAAGAGCAAGGACCGCAGAAGCAACTCCTGGGAGTATGGCTCGGCCGACATACCACAGAACAGTTGCTGAAGCTGTGCACCGAACTAAAGCTCCAACCGTCGGTCTCCAAGAAATCGGAACTTGTGGAATTCGTTTTGCGATCGCATGATTCAAAGAAATCGCTCTCGATTCCAAAGGCAATCGCATGATGCAACGGATTCGAATGCTATATCACGTTCCTGCGAAGCGAGGCGGAAGAGTACTCTACACAGGCGGACTTGGAGGACCACGGTATGGGACCATCAAGTCCGCAAGGGGCGGCTACATTCGCATTCTGTTGGATGGTGACAAGTGGGCTGGCTGCTACCATCCGACGTGGAAGCTGACGTATCTTTGAGTCGATGCGGCAACTGAGCACTTAAAGATTCTTATTCCCGTCGAGTGCTTCTTCTACTCGTTGCTTCCATTCAGACTTCGGAAAGCTACGCGCGTACAAGAACGCAATTAGCTCACCAATTCCAAACCCGCCACGGCAATTCCCTTCTATTAAGGCTTGCTGTGGCTGGAACACGTGCGAGTAGACTTCGTACGCTGCCATGTGCACCGGGTCTCCTATCGTCGAGCGCTCGTTTCGCCTTGGAACGGGTTGCACTGGTCGGTCGAGTATCTCTCGTGGCATCATTGCTTGCTGACGGCTATTGATTTCGGAACCGTCCAGATTCAACAATCGGAATGTTTGCCTCCGTGGGAACGTAGATGATTTGCTCGACCTGCCCCGACTTGACCGCATCAGCAAATGCACCGATGAACTCTTGTGTTCGATACTCGGGATACTTCTTCGAAGCTTCACCAACAATCGCGATCGCCTCGGCTCGGAGCTTGGCAGATTCCAATTCGGCCTTGGCTTGCTCAATCTGAATTTGCTTCTCTTGCTCGGCTCGCATAAGAGTAGCCTTGCCGCTCTGACCCGATCGCCAGACGGCGTAGGTAGGAAAGAACCACAGGCAAAACGACATGAATGAGGCACCCAGGAACAGGACTGCTCCTGAAACAATGAAGAAACTTCCTGCCTCGGATTGATTCGAACTAGAACTCATGACAACTCCATTAAATGCAAACAAAAGCTTCTGGTACTGAAAGCGACAACGAAATCACCAACCAAACATGCGATGATCAAGACCGCTTCTTTTTAAGTCGAACGATTTTTTGCACCTCAGCGAGAATCAAGTCATTAACTTTGCTGATTTTTCGCTCATGCTCCGTCATCTTTGACTTGCGAGATATCCTACTCAAGAGCCACATAACACACCGCATATTCTTGGTCATCCTTCGAACAAAATGAACTGGGTGGTCTATTGATTACTTTTGGGCAATTCATCCCTTTCCAACTCAGCAATCTCTATAGTTCTCAATTTATAGTTGCCCAACCCTCATGAAGCGGGTAACTCGCTGTTACAGTTGATGCCTTTGTAAGGCAACGAAACTCGACACCTAGCATCGAACCGTTTATCTCGACCCAAATCTTCTCAGCAAGTTCGATCGCTTCTAGCATCTTGCCTTGATACGCAAGCAACTCGGCAGGTCGCAACCTTTCGTCGCAAGGCTTCGCCCAAATCTGCCAATCTGAGCTGCTCACTTTCCGGCGCATCTGCAGCGTTGTATAGGATTCGGTGTACTGCCGCACTTTCACTCTCCAACTCTGAGACTTGAACCGCACTACTAGGAACGCGACAATTCACTATACGCACGCTCCAGTTTATGAAACCTTTCTAGGCTCCTCTCAGCCTGACTGAGTCTGTAGCGAGTGCGATCCAAATCGGCGTCTACGTCACGCAAATGGTCGCACTTTTGCTGACAAAGCGATTTCCAATAGTGGCGACTCAGCAGACTCCATCCAAAGACGAAGATCACCAAGCTTAACACCAGAACACCAATGATTTCCACGTTTTGCTTCTCCCTTTCCGGTACCACGCCAATTGGCAGGTGTTAGGACCTTGACTGATATCAATAGACGGTGGTTTTGCATACAGGACATCGATATCGAAGGTCAGAAAACTGCTTCTCCTCTCCCCCGACGGAAAGAAGCCTGATCATTTGCCTCTTAGAATCGTGGCATCCCACGCAAAACGGTCCGTCTCCTTCCTTGGTGAAATAACAATTGTCGCGAGCAACCACACTCGGTGGCGATTGCAGTTCCTTAATGGTTCTTGCCATCTCTCGATTTTCTTCGATGAGGTCAGCCGCCTGCAATCTGATATCCGCAAGCTGAAGCCTTAGATCGGCGATTGCATTCTTGAGGTCAGCCAAACTCGCCGCCGATGAAAACTCAAGTATCTTCCCCGCAACGCCAATGGCCGCTTGCACGGCTCCCATCAAAGCTTCCATAGTTAGTTTTTCCTTTTGCACGGCAATTTACGTTGAGATTTTCGACAGCTGAACAAAGGGGTTCTAGTTTTCCGGTTCGAAGCATACTCAATGATTGAGCAAGTTCGCGATACTTCATTTACCAATAGTTTGCTCACTAGCAAGCCTGATCGCCGTCATTCTCCCGCCTGAGGGACTCGCATTGAAATCTTGGTCTTTCGACCATGATAGTTTTCTTCGACAGAGACAAATGAAGCGCCAACGCGTCGAGCTGCTTCAATACACTCGGAAAGTACAGACCAAATTGAATCTGGTTCAGCGGGAGGAGAGAACTCACGAAACCCTCTCGGAAGCTCTCGTATGGATTCAACTCTTTTCATGTTGTTCGTCCGATTCTGTATTGGAGTATTCTTGGAATTATACGTTCAAATCCAACAGGTGCGGAAGAGCGACTTCTCCGAATCGTGTTTTCCCTACTTGGATTAATGGCTACTGAGATTCTTGATTGGTCGAGAGGAGTCTCTCAACAATGCTGTCGCAGTAGACTTGATTGAGTTCGATTCCAACAGCTTCAATACCCAACTTCTTGCAGGCAACCAGAGTGGTTCCACCACCTGCGAACGGATCCAATACGGTCTTAACCCCTGCAGCGAATCCAATGCACCATTCAATCAGAGCCAATGGCTTTTGCGTTGGATGAACGCGAGCATCGCGATTGGCTTTCGCTCGATGGTAGGTGAAGATGCGTGACGCCTTCCAGAAGTTGGTCCACGCAAACTCACAGTCTGCGAGGGAGAAGTTCCTCTGACCTTTGTCCCAAACCAACCATCTCATCGATGGAGTGAGCAGGTCGCTAAAGTAGTTGCCGCCCCAAATGATCTGATGCTTGCACCGCTCCATCATGAGGTTGAAGCATGATGCTGGCGGCCGTTCGCGGTCCCAGTCCGTGTCTCCATAATCTCTCCATGTCCCCTTACCCTTCTTCGCTTGCTTCCTCCCACCGCAGTTGTCAGCTCGAATGCCATAGGGTGGATCGGTGAGGAGTAGATCGAAGTTGACGAGATAGGGAAGGACGTGACGGCAATCAGCATGGTAGAGCGTGATTCCGCCCGACGAGTAATAAGGCTTGATGGGAAGTTCAGGTCGCTTGGCAGGCTTCCAGCTCTCGGTGGACTTAGACAACAAAGCAGCGGCAGACGATGCCATGATAAACCTCGCTTGGATCGAACTTGATGCAGACTCATGATGAACGTTAACGAACGACAAAGAGCGTTAACGTTGCGGCTGTATCGTCCACCTCTCAAGGTGAGTTCAATGTCACCTGAGGAATCCGACCAAAGAATCTACCGCGGTTGCCCTCACATGCGGAACGAGGCTGACGGCCGAACTCCGAGACGGTAGGGGGGCAAAATCTTAGCGTCCGCGAATTAGCGTTGACCGCGTAGCAGGCGCGCACATTTTTGAGAGTGTTTTAGGGGGGGGTGTTTAGGTACATTGCAACCACTCCCCTCGCCCTTTGTATACTCCTCGCCGGATTCTTAAACGTGAGATCTCGTCAGTGGCAAAGGTTCAAGGCTGGGCTCCAACGTAAGCAGCTCAGCAATCTCGATCGAATTCGAGTTGTTGCTGCCTATAGGGCTGGCAGTCGATCGGTTGATATCGCAAGACAATTCGGAATACACCGCGCTACGGTCTGGAGAATCTCAAGGGTTCTTACGAAACGAAAGAGGTGAGAAGATGCTGCGCGCTGCAGTAATCGGTGCAATCGTTCTGATGGCATCGACGGCCTTTGGCCAACAACGAGTGCTGGACTGTCCGACGGGAAAATGCCCACTTGTTGCGGCTCCGCCCGCCATCGTCAGCAGCGGAGCTGCGATCACGATCGCCACGCTCAATGCCGAAGACTCCAAAGACTTATCCAGCTCGAATCAAATTCGTTCTGAATTAGCGAGCGCTGGAGGAGGCGATCCCTTCGAACAAGTGATCAGGGCAACGGTTCGCGTAACCGTCAGCGGTGTGTGTGGGAGTGGAACCGTAGTAGGGCGGGACAAATCCGGCCGAGCCTTGATCCTTACGAACGCCCACGTCGCGGGGACCACGAAAGGTCGGACTGTCAATGTTGAACGTTGGGAAACCAACGGTCGAAGCGAGAAAAGCACCGCATCGATTATTGCCAGTGGATATGGCCGCGGAATGTCGCTGGACTTTGCAGTACTCCGCGCAGCAGATGGATTCGCGGGCGACGTGAAGCCCGTGCCTATGGCGAATCGGCAGCCGGACACTAGCACTCTGATCACGACCTACGGGTGCCCCCGGTGTGAATGGCCATCGTTGCAAGTACTGCGGCTCAATCGATCGGAGGGGCAAATTCTCACTTGGCACCCGGAGGCAATTGGCGGCCGATCCGGATCGAGCGTGATCGATTACACGGCAAATGGTCCGGAGGTTGTTGGTCTTCTCACATGGGGCGGTGGTGGGGAAGGCTTAGGTCAATCCATGCCTTTCGTCCTGAATGCTCTCCAAGGTCGCTTGCCAAAAGCTCTCGAGTCGCTGCCCCCCTATGCAAAAGAGGTGAGCGATTCCGCGGAAACGCGTTTCGTTCGAACCGCTTGGCCGACGCAGGATATTGAGCCAGGCGATGAGGATCTCCTCGAGAACGTAACTGGTGGCAAACTCGGGAGGAAGCCCCCAAAGGAGAAGCCTCCCGCCGAACCGGACGCGGGGATCTTGAATCGCAACCCGGATCGCCCAGTGGTTCAATGGATGGGTAGCATACTTCTATTCGCCCTAGCATTCGGATTCGGACTCTTCAACGGTGCAGTACTAGGCTTCGTCTTCAAGGAGAGAATCAGCAAATGGTTTTTGTAACCGAGCTTTTGGTAGCTTGGTTGCTCGCTGATTTTCTCTCGGGTGTCTGGCATTGGATCGAGGATCGCTACTTCGAAGAATCCTGGCCGATCATTGGCAAGTACATTGCCAAGCCTAATACCCTGCACCACGCACAACCAGCTGCATTCCTGCAGAACGGCTATTGGACACGGAATTGGACAACCATCCTTCCGGCAGCAATCGCATTCGCACTGTATCCCTCGTTGGTGTTCGTATTCGTTTCTCAAGCAAACGAGATTCATGCTTGGGCTCACCAAAAATGCAGCCCATTCATTCGCATGCTTCAAGAGGTTGGTGTACTTCAGAGTCCTCGGCATCATGGTGAACATCATCGGAGCCCGTTCGAAGTTCGATACTGTGTTATGTCAGATTGGCTGAATCCATTTCTAGACTCGATTGAGTTTTGGCGATGGTGCGAATATCTACTCCGCCCTTTCATCCGTGTGAAAGACGATAGGACAG includes these proteins:
- a CDS encoding trypsin-like peptidase domain-containing protein, whose translation is MLRAAVIGAIVLMASTAFGQQRVLDCPTGKCPLVAAPPAIVSSGAAITIATLNAEDSKDLSSSNQIRSELASAGGGDPFEQVIRATVRVTVSGVCGSGTVVGRDKSGRALILTNAHVAGTTKGRTVNVERWETNGRSEKSTASIIASGYGRGMSLDFAVLRAADGFAGDVKPVPMANRQPDTSTLITTYGCPRCEWPSLQVLRLNRSEGQILTWHPEAIGGRSGSSVIDYTANGPEVVGLLTWGGGGEGLGQSMPFVLNALQGRLPKALESLPPYAKEVSDSAETRFVRTAWPTQDIEPGDEDLLENVTGGKLGRKPPKEKPPAEPDAGILNRNPDRPVVQWMGSILLFALAFGFGLFNGAVLGFVFKERISKWFL
- a CDS encoding DNA-methyltransferase → MASSAAALLSKSTESWKPAKRPELPIKPYYSSGGITLYHADCRHVLPYLVNFDLLLTDPPYGIRADNCGGRKQAKKGKGTWRDYGDTDWDRERPPASCFNLMMERCKHQIIWGGNYFSDLLTPSMRWLVWDKGQRNFSLADCEFAWTNFWKASRIFTYHRAKANRDARVHPTQKPLALIEWCIGFAAGVKTVLDPFAGGGTTLVACKKLGIEAVGIELNQVYCDSIVERLLSTNQESQ
- a CDS encoding helix-turn-helix domain-containing protein, giving the protein MRSRQWQRFKAGLQRKQLSNLDRIRVVAAYRAGSRSVDIARQFGIHRATVWRISRVLTKRKR
- a CDS encoding fatty acid desaturase CarF family protein, which gives rise to MVFVTELLVAWLLADFLSGVWHWIEDRYFEESWPIIGKYIAKPNTLHHAQPAAFLQNGYWTRNWTTILPAAIAFALYPSLVFVFVSQANEIHAWAHQKCSPFIRMLQEVGVLQSPRHHGEHHRSPFEVRYCVMSDWLNPFLDSIEFWRWCEYLLRPFIRVKDDRTA
- a CDS encoding ParB/RepB/Spo0J family partition protein, whose protein sequence is MASTTAKRKTTKPIKNKSTEPKWEEVSGSEQLRELAHANEIHDIPLSKIRPHANNRKLWNDNSIDELAESIHELGQLEPATVRATNDSKYPYELLSGERRFRALGKLGKTSIRATIVSEETPDALVRMAAANSNRRDLDPIERAELIVLLMQPIEQGGSGLNRLAAGKAVGFQSESGTKNALRMLRLPKSIRDMVKNGKLSERAARKLIPFVDHDEFMSEIESELRDDDSRADLIAEEGWPYWLERLFDQHTRPMDERERSTGNLVQGYWGHHKMLFTPTEEQMVQLVPATFSDNGEKMVVTFNCDLWDELQKPLVKRIFEKRNRLPNGKVSAGDIEKPLSSEDKAAEESSKRIEANKRLKDYSAKWGSMALRLQLTHSALGADMMTTFPFLLRAYLQSNRFDHLADWSFAECDIETKPIKGAWGPPAKMPITANTTTIVSMWRLMLWPVSSKERSPEGLSAKGELPDLEKLPHIQDHLVKALAKRCSVGMIDFWREAQQEQGPQKQLLGVWLGRHTTEQLLKLCTELKLQPSVSKKSELVEFVLRSHDSKKSLSIPKAIA